The following coding sequences are from one Candidatus Nitrohelix vancouverensis window:
- a CDS encoding nitrite oxidoreductase, gamma subunit has translation MAFVASCALGLGVASTSDAAVIQALKISGDIPGNPGDVFWSTYGPTRGKGSLIEMDPQMITNPMWPNPAVKWVNVKAASNGKEVAVRLEWTDGTRNDIMVRSQQYKDQAAIMFPVDQTGEEPPFTMGGDGERVNIWQWKATWDKEGAGRAGNDGMQDLEDQYLDMAMGSGSYYMYEPDGKLSGLDTSHETGTKDASRANRGAGDISKRGTHVDFGMGKNEGVFNPGRATGNILSDASQRVSAVEDMNAEGFSTLTTQAHQDVQGKGNWENNRWAVVFTRSLTTSDANDTQFGGSKTPMAIAIWNGQNKERNGQKAVTQWHELRY, from the coding sequence ATGGCGTTTGTCGCTTCTTGTGCGCTGGGTTTGGGCGTTGCGTCCACCTCCGACGCGGCAGTGATCCAAGCGTTGAAAATTTCTGGGGACATCCCAGGCAATCCGGGCGATGTTTTCTGGTCAACCTACGGGCCGACCCGAGGCAAAGGTTCTCTGATTGAAATGGATCCTCAGATGATTACGAATCCGATGTGGCCGAACCCTGCAGTAAAATGGGTGAACGTCAAAGCGGCTTCAAACGGTAAAGAAGTAGCGGTACGTCTGGAATGGACTGATGGAACGCGAAACGACATCATGGTTCGATCTCAGCAGTATAAGGATCAAGCGGCCATTATGTTTCCGGTGGATCAAACCGGCGAAGAGCCTCCATTCACGATGGGCGGCGACGGTGAGCGCGTGAACATCTGGCAATGGAAAGCAACCTGGGACAAAGAGGGTGCAGGCCGAGCAGGTAATGACGGCATGCAGGATCTCGAAGACCAGTATTTAGACATGGCAATGGGTTCGGGTAGCTACTACATGTATGAGCCGGATGGTAAACTGTCTGGTTTGGACACGTCGCATGAAACCGGAACCAAAGATGCATCCAGAGCAAATCGCGGCGCAGGCGACATCAGCAAGCGCGGCACGCATGTTGACTTTGGAATGGGTAAAAACGAAGGTGTGTTCAATCCGGGTCGGGCAACGGGTAATATCTTGTCTGACGCCAGCCAACGTGTTTCTGCAGTTGAAGATATGAATGCAGAAGGATTCAGCACTCTGACGACTCAAGCGCATCAAGACGTTCAAGGTAAAGGCAACTGGGAAAATAACCGCTGGGCGGTTGTATTCACGCGTTCCTTGACCACGAGCGATGCCAATGATACGCAATTCGGCGGCTCTAAAACGCCAATGGCAATTGCTATCTGGAACGGTCAGAACAAAGAGCGTAACGGCCAAAAAGCGGTAACGCAATGGCACGAACTGCGCTACTAA
- a CDS encoding nitrate oxidoreductase subunit beta yields the protein MPEVYNWQLGRKATYVYEEKHPKEQFTFVFNTNRCIACQTCTMAHKSTWTFSKGQEYMWWNNVETKPYGGYPQFWDWKILKMLEQSNPGQNVWNVRKTSNKAIHGVYEGVTIFEAPAKIGLNQQAIGYVPTDEEWRFPNFGEDTAHGREFTQSREGTFGGDNGTKSVLPEHKIWFFYLQRICNHCTYPGCLAACPRKAIYKRQEDGIVLIDQSRCRGYKKCVEQCPYKKPMFRGTTRISEKCIACYPRIEGLDPLTEGDQMETRCMAACVGKIRLQGLVKIGSNGEWAHDPDNPQYYLIRDRKVALPLYPQLGTEPNGYYIPSRHVPRAYSQQMFGPGVDHSIDQYMVPDRDLLGVLQLFRTTQRIIFKWKREPGPKIFETNVHGKKFEMFNDTVIGFNRKGKEIIRVTVEEPFYVRPEENVGAF from the coding sequence ATGCCTGAGGTCTATAACTGGCAGTTAGGTCGCAAAGCGACGTATGTCTACGAAGAGAAACATCCGAAAGAACAGTTCACCTTCGTATTCAACACGAACCGCTGTATTGCGTGCCAAACCTGCACAATGGCTCATAAGTCAACCTGGACCTTCTCGAAGGGTCAGGAGTACATGTGGTGGAACAACGTAGAAACGAAGCCTTACGGCGGTTACCCGCAGTTTTGGGATTGGAAGATCCTGAAGATGCTGGAGCAGTCGAATCCGGGTCAGAACGTATGGAACGTACGTAAGACGTCTAACAAGGCGATCCACGGCGTTTATGAAGGCGTAACGATTTTCGAAGCGCCGGCAAAAATCGGTCTGAACCAGCAGGCGATCGGTTACGTACCGACAGACGAAGAATGGCGATTCCCGAACTTCGGCGAAGACACCGCACATGGACGAGAGTTCACGCAATCGCGTGAAGGAACGTTCGGCGGCGACAACGGCACGAAGTCGGTATTGCCTGAGCATAAAATCTGGTTTTTCTACCTGCAGAGAATCTGTAATCACTGCACGTATCCGGGCTGTCTGGCCGCTTGTCCGCGTAAAGCGATCTACAAGCGTCAGGAAGACGGTATCGTATTGATCGACCAGAGCCGCTGCCGCGGTTACAAGAAGTGCGTAGAGCAGTGTCCTTACAAGAAGCCGATGTTCCGAGGCACGACGCGTATTTCTGAAAAATGTATCGCTTGTTACCCGCGCATCGAAGGTCTTGACCCGCTGACGGAAGGCGACCAGATGGAGACGCGTTGTATGGCGGCTTGCGTAGGCAAGATTCGTCTTCAGGGTCTGGTGAAAATCGGCAGCAATGGCGAGTGGGCGCATGATCCGGATAATCCACAGTATTATCTGATCCGCGACCGCAAAGTTGCGTTGCCGTTGTACCCGCAACTGGGCACGGAGCCGAACGGATATTATATTCCGTCGCGTCACGTCCCGCGCGCGTACTCGCAACAGATGTTTGGTCCGGGTGTGGATCATTCCATCGACCAGTACATGGTGCCGGATCGAGACCTGTTGGGCGTATTGCAGTTGTTCCGCACGACGCAGAGAATCATCTTCAAATGGAAACGTGAGCCAGGTCCGAAAATTTTCGAGACGAACGTTCATGGCAAGAAGTTTGAGATGTTCAACGACACGGTCATCGGGTTCAACAGGAAGGGCAAAGAAATCATCCGCGTTACGGTTGAAGAGCCTTTCTATGTACGACCTGAAGAAAACGTCGGTGCGTTCTAA
- a CDS encoding flagellar basal body L-ring protein FlgH, with product MKLKTQSFKVPTICARILACLAATMLASCAGSQRAVDPAATVVPDKIYEVASNNEEGSLWPGDTAKNLFFEDTKAQKVGDIVTVTVNESATSSQTATTNTSRSSNTSVSTGPVLGLPGNLGIQNFLNMGTSFDPNIGVASTDLSHQGNGTTTRNGSLTMTLSAQITQILPNGNLHIEGKRSVTVNNEEQYMILTGVIRPEDVGFDNTISSTLIANASITYSGSGDIADPQRVGWMAKVISYIWPF from the coding sequence ATGAAACTTAAAACACAGTCATTCAAAGTACCGACAATCTGCGCCCGAATACTGGCTTGCCTGGCGGCTACCATGCTTGCCTCCTGTGCGGGCTCGCAACGCGCGGTGGACCCGGCGGCCACTGTGGTTCCCGATAAAATTTATGAGGTAGCCAGCAATAATGAAGAAGGTTCGCTCTGGCCGGGAGACACGGCGAAGAATTTATTTTTTGAAGATACGAAAGCCCAGAAAGTCGGAGACATTGTGACGGTGACGGTCAATGAATCGGCGACGTCGTCGCAAACCGCGACCACGAATACATCGCGCTCCTCAAACACCTCCGTATCCACGGGGCCGGTGCTTGGTTTGCCGGGCAACCTGGGCATCCAGAATTTCCTCAATATGGGGACTTCGTTTGATCCCAATATCGGCGTGGCATCGACGGACCTGAGCCATCAAGGCAACGGCACCACCACGCGCAACGGTTCGTTGACGATGACGCTCTCTGCGCAGATCACCCAAATTTTACCAAACGGGAATTTGCACATTGAAGGAAAACGTTCGGTCACCGTCAATAACGAAGAACAGTACATGATCCTCACCGGCGTGATCCGGCCGGAGGATGTGGGTTTCGACAATACAATCAGTTCAACTTTGATTGCCAATGCGTCGATAACCTATTCAGGGAGCGGCGATATTGCCGATCCTCAACGCGTAGGCTGGATGGCGAAAGTCATCAGCTACATATGGCCGTTCTAA
- the flgG gene encoding flagellar basal-body rod protein FlgG, whose protein sequence is MIRSLYTAATGMNTQDLNVSVIANNLANVNTTGFKRSRPEFQDLIYQNLRLVGTLSPNGNQVPTGAQLGLGSKTAAIQKIFLQGDFAQTQNSLDVAVQGKGFFQIQQPDGTTAYTRAGSFKLDNTGQIVTADGLVVQPALTVPQDALNISIDPQGSVSVTQPGSTAPTVLGTLQVATFQNEAGLQAIGFNLFQESDASGTPTIGDPGSDDRGNTIQGFLELSNVSVVEEMVNLISAQRAYEVNSRTVQTADEMLQIANNMKR, encoded by the coding sequence ATGATTCGATCTTTATACACAGCCGCAACGGGGATGAATACGCAGGACCTGAACGTGAGCGTTATCGCCAACAACCTGGCCAACGTGAACACGACCGGGTTCAAACGCAGTCGACCGGAATTTCAGGATTTGATTTATCAAAACCTGAGGCTGGTCGGAACGCTGTCTCCAAACGGCAATCAGGTGCCGACAGGCGCGCAACTGGGCCTGGGTTCCAAGACGGCGGCGATTCAAAAAATATTTCTTCAGGGCGATTTTGCGCAGACGCAGAATTCTCTGGACGTGGCCGTTCAAGGGAAGGGCTTTTTTCAAATTCAGCAACCGGACGGAACGACGGCCTACACGCGCGCGGGTTCGTTCAAGCTCGATAACACCGGACAGATCGTGACGGCGGATGGATTGGTTGTGCAACCGGCTCTAACGGTGCCTCAGGATGCCTTGAATATTTCAATTGATCCGCAAGGCTCGGTGTCGGTAACGCAACCGGGTTCGACAGCGCCGACGGTTCTCGGCACTTTGCAAGTCGCGACCTTCCAGAACGAAGCGGGTTTGCAGGCGATCGGTTTCAATCTGTTTCAGGAATCGGACGCGTCGGGAACGCCGACAATCGGCGATCCCGGTTCGGACGACCGGGGCAACACGATCCAGGGTTTTCTGGAATTGTCGAACGTGAGCGTGGTCGAGGAAATGGTCAATCTGATTTCAGCGCAGAGGGCTTATGAGGTCAACTCGCGCACCGTTCAGACGGCGGATGAAATGTTGCAAATCGCAAACAATATGAAACGGTAA
- a CDS encoding RiPP maturation radical SAM protein 1: protein MSYKVALVNMPFGFHIYPSIQLGVLSTLLKANHWQAKSHYLNLHFAFQIGTDVYNTLCEKRFLIGEWLFSDILFGDSEGNQQYTERFSAHIDDVCQSIGCTRENLLDLKKRIVPEFLHWAAESRPWGDYDAVGFTSTFNQNLASVTLAKLIKDKHPNVKILFGGANFESEMGLEYFRAFPWIDFALPGEAEHCLPPLITALEKNEPIPKGVIHRREDKVVFEENFQMFHDFDKYPLPDYDDFFEEIRTIDPQSRFLENPIILYETARGCWWGEKHHCTFCGLNASTMKFRARSPERVLEDLAELSSKYDSYRFRLVDNILENQFVDAVFGELADRHYDMEFFIEIKSNLSKGQIERIARGGVNVIQPGIESFSPNQLVEMDKGVRPIQNMVCLKWALYYGIEVTWSILTGFPEETDEDFMTQMEIIRPLLHLQPPISVGNIWLERFSPYFTRPDKYGIKITGPGVAYPYVYDENTLDLMKIAYDFEFVVPERKVSPQLETQLSEFVSYWKDRHASEYTPYLFFSKSRDFVTVFDGRDDKGPQRFRFDGVSAHILNHCNEKPRSLDNVSKLIETESGTPPSETELLSAAQELVEARILFEERGKYFNLALPTNSRY from the coding sequence ATGTCTTACAAAGTCGCTCTGGTCAACATGCCATTCGGTTTTCATATTTATCCTTCCATACAACTGGGCGTTCTCTCCACGTTGTTGAAGGCGAACCACTGGCAGGCCAAAAGCCATTACCTGAATCTTCACTTCGCTTTCCAAATAGGAACCGACGTTTACAACACGCTGTGTGAAAAACGTTTCCTTATCGGCGAATGGTTGTTTTCAGATATTCTGTTTGGCGACAGCGAGGGCAATCAGCAATACACGGAGCGCTTCTCCGCGCATATTGACGACGTTTGCCAATCCATTGGATGCACTCGGGAAAATTTGCTCGATCTTAAAAAACGAATCGTTCCTGAATTCCTGCACTGGGCGGCGGAGAGCCGCCCCTGGGGCGATTACGATGCGGTAGGATTCACCTCGACCTTCAATCAGAATTTAGCCAGCGTCACCCTTGCCAAACTGATTAAGGACAAGCACCCCAATGTAAAAATTCTTTTCGGAGGCGCCAATTTCGAATCCGAGATGGGGCTCGAATATTTCCGCGCTTTTCCCTGGATTGATTTTGCATTGCCCGGCGAGGCGGAACACTGCCTGCCCCCTCTCATTACCGCTCTTGAAAAAAACGAACCGATTCCCAAAGGCGTGATTCATCGACGCGAAGACAAAGTCGTCTTCGAAGAAAATTTTCAGATGTTTCACGATTTCGACAAATACCCGCTCCCTGACTACGACGATTTTTTTGAAGAGATTCGAACCATTGACCCGCAGTCCCGCTTTTTGGAAAACCCGATTATTCTTTATGAAACCGCTCGCGGTTGCTGGTGGGGCGAGAAACACCATTGCACTTTTTGTGGTTTGAATGCATCGACGATGAAATTCAGGGCGCGCAGTCCCGAAAGAGTGCTGGAGGACCTGGCGGAACTGTCCAGCAAATACGACAGCTATCGTTTTCGTTTGGTGGATAACATTCTGGAAAATCAGTTTGTCGATGCTGTGTTTGGAGAATTGGCCGACCGGCATTACGACATGGAGTTCTTCATTGAGATCAAAAGCAATCTCAGCAAGGGCCAGATCGAACGCATCGCCCGCGGCGGCGTCAATGTCATTCAACCCGGTATCGAAAGCTTCAGCCCCAATCAGCTTGTGGAGATGGACAAAGGCGTGCGTCCTATCCAGAACATGGTCTGCCTCAAATGGGCGCTTTACTATGGAATAGAAGTCACCTGGAGCATCCTCACCGGCTTTCCCGAAGAGACCGATGAAGATTTCATGACCCAGATGGAAATCATACGCCCGCTATTACACCTGCAACCGCCGATATCTGTTGGCAATATCTGGCTGGAACGTTTCAGCCCTTATTTCACCCGTCCGGACAAGTATGGCATCAAGATCACTGGCCCCGGCGTGGCTTACCCCTATGTCTACGATGAAAACACTCTCGACTTAATGAAGATCGCTTATGATTTTGAGTTTGTCGTGCCTGAGCGTAAAGTCAGCCCGCAGTTGGAAACTCAACTCAGCGAATTTGTTTCCTATTGGAAGGATCGACACGCGTCGGAATACACCCCTTATTTGTTTTTCTCCAAATCCAGGGATTTTGTAACGGTGTTCGATGGGCGCGATGACAAAGGGCCGCAACGTTTCCGCTTTGACGGCGTCTCTGCGCATATCCTGAATCATTGTAATGAGAAACCTCGATCTCTCGACAATGTCAGTAAACTCATTGAAACAGAATCTGGCACCCCCCCTTCCGAAACTGAACTTCTTAGCGCCGCCCAAGAACTTGTCGAAGCCCGCATCCTGTTCGAAGAGCGCGGCAAATATTTCAATCTCGCCCTGCCGACCAATTCCAGATATTAA
- a CDS encoding flagellar basal body P-ring protein FlgI, whose amino-acid sequence MKRNSSAFKIIPWLILFMLAASQAEAARIKDLTQIRGVRSNQLVGFGLVIGLTGTGDSATNVFFSIQTMVSMLKKMGVTVPANEVDQLKFKNVATVMVTASLPAFAHQGDKIDVTVSSVGDSKSLQGGTLLMTPLKGPDSKTYAVAQGPISIGGFSVSGQARGVQKNHLTVGRISNGASVEKEINVKFNTKEEILFALKKTDFTTASRIAQKINDQLKDVYANVVDARSVKVNVPEEYIGNTSAFVTTIEGLDVAPDVSARVIIDERTGTIVMGENVRISTVAVAHGALFIQIKEEPIAVQPEPLTVSEGAQTAILPRTRIAVEEGQDKLVVVPTGISLGEVVNALNSIGVTPRDLIAIMQSIKASGALHAELEIL is encoded by the coding sequence ATGAAACGAAATTCAAGCGCCTTCAAAATCATTCCCTGGCTGATTCTATTTATGCTCGCGGCCTCTCAGGCGGAAGCGGCGCGAATCAAAGACCTGACGCAGATTCGCGGCGTGCGAAGCAACCAGCTGGTGGGCTTCGGTCTGGTCATCGGTTTGACCGGGACAGGCGACAGCGCGACCAACGTGTTCTTTTCAATTCAGACCATGGTCAGCATGTTGAAGAAAATGGGCGTGACCGTTCCTGCAAATGAAGTCGATCAGTTGAAATTCAAAAACGTGGCGACCGTTATGGTCACTGCCAGCTTGCCTGCTTTTGCGCATCAGGGCGATAAGATAGACGTGACGGTTTCTTCCGTGGGCGACTCAAAAAGTCTCCAGGGCGGAACCTTGTTGATGACGCCCTTGAAAGGACCGGACAGCAAGACCTACGCGGTCGCGCAAGGGCCGATCTCTATCGGGGGATTTTCGGTTTCCGGGCAGGCCAGGGGCGTGCAAAAGAATCATCTCACCGTGGGCCGCATTTCCAACGGGGCCTCAGTTGAAAAAGAAATCAATGTGAAATTTAACACCAAGGAGGAAATCCTCTTTGCCTTGAAGAAAACCGATTTCACGACCGCCAGCCGAATCGCGCAAAAAATAAACGATCAGTTGAAAGATGTTTACGCCAACGTGGTGGACGCCCGTTCCGTCAAGGTCAACGTGCCCGAAGAATACATCGGCAACACCTCGGCCTTCGTCACGACCATCGAAGGACTGGATGTGGCCCCGGATGTTTCAGCGCGCGTCATCATCGACGAACGCACCGGAACCATCGTGATGGGCGAGAACGTGCGAATCTCCACCGTCGCCGTTGCGCATGGCGCCTTGTTCATTCAAATCAAGGAAGAACCCATCGCTGTGCAACCCGAGCCGTTAACGGTCTCCGAAGGCGCTCAGACCGCCATCCTTCCACGAACCCGGATTGCGGTGGAAGAAGGGCAGGACAAACTGGTTGTGGTTCCGACAGGGATTTCCCTGGGCGAAGTGGTGAATGCATTGAACTCCATCGGCGTGACTCCGCGTGATCTGATTGCGATCATGCAATCCATCAAGGCATCGGGCGCCTTGCATGCCGAGCTTGAAATTTTATGA
- the flgA gene encoding flagellar basal body P-ring formation protein FlgA: MDGYRGWAVIFVATIWGVFASPVSGDAALLTSEEVQDDARNYLIEQLGDLGYPVEIEVYYREQDLEIPSKQFHLEFEVAGRLKEMGRNQLTATVYVNNQRYRKFRVSTKTDAMLPVVHTSRSIQRGEIISHEDVEIERVRTQRPIRNVAISLEDVLGKEASRNLPAGRQIRMNSVKRPPLIEKGAHLLIVAQKGLMRITAPGTAREQGFKDSMIPVVNLQSKKIVYGRVLDANTVEVNF, translated from the coding sequence ATGGATGGATACAGAGGGTGGGCCGTTATTTTTGTCGCGACGATCTGGGGCGTGTTTGCAAGCCCTGTATCTGGCGATGCGGCGTTGCTCACTTCCGAGGAAGTTCAAGATGACGCCAGGAATTATTTGATCGAACAATTGGGCGATCTGGGCTATCCGGTGGAAATCGAAGTGTACTACCGCGAGCAGGATTTGGAAATTCCATCAAAACAATTCCACTTGGAATTTGAGGTGGCGGGGCGCCTGAAAGAAATGGGTCGAAATCAGTTGACGGCGACGGTTTACGTTAACAACCAGCGCTATCGAAAATTTCGCGTGTCCACGAAAACGGATGCAATGCTCCCGGTTGTACATACGTCCCGCTCGATTCAACGTGGGGAAATCATTTCTCATGAGGACGTGGAGATCGAACGCGTGAGAACGCAGAGACCGATTCGTAATGTCGCCATTTCGCTGGAAGATGTTTTGGGTAAGGAGGCTTCTAGAAACCTTCCTGCAGGCCGGCAGATTCGTATGAACTCGGTGAAACGACCGCCCTTGATTGAGAAAGGAGCGCACCTTTTGATCGTTGCGCAAAAAGGTCTCATGCGCATCACAGCGCCCGGAACGGCGCGGGAGCAGGGATTCAAAGACAGCATGATTCCCGTAGTCAATTTACAATCGAAAAAAATCGTCTATGGACGGGTGTTGGACGCCAACACAGTCGAGGTGAATTTTTAA
- a CDS encoding flagellar protein FlgN, with product MKQLVQSLYAVLTEKVRVYDRFIACMTEEWKGLTQYSLTDYQKATEQKEKLIAEIEGLENRRLRVMKSIMKAAGASGEITLKMLIQKLPETVANKFAQTRREILKRIDEINLMNQKIKTLMERSSQSFQKSMAFVHSVDQQANAPYQSNGKFSQGKFQSRLVSVNA from the coding sequence ATGAAACAGCTCGTGCAAAGTCTGTACGCGGTGCTGACCGAGAAGGTTCGGGTTTATGATCGTTTTATTGCCTGCATGACGGAAGAGTGGAAAGGCTTGACGCAGTATTCGCTGACGGACTACCAGAAGGCGACCGAGCAGAAGGAAAAATTGATCGCCGAAATCGAAGGACTGGAGAACCGACGCCTGCGAGTGATGAAGAGCATCATGAAAGCGGCGGGCGCTTCGGGAGAGATCACTTTGAAAATGCTGATACAAAAACTGCCAGAAACTGTTGCAAACAAATTCGCGCAGACGCGCCGTGAGATCCTCAAACGGATCGACGAAATCAATCTCATGAATCAAAAAATTAAAACATTGATGGAGCGTTCTTCGCAGTCGTTTCAAAAATCAATGGCCTTCGTGCATTCAGTGGATCAGCAGGCGAATGCGCCTTACCAATCCAATGGCAAATTTTCCCAG
- the flgF gene encoding flagellar basal-body rod protein FlgF: MHEGLYIAASAGIKQQGKMDVIANNLANLNNTGFKKDGLVFKEMIPPFDRTNSLETARNVLLPADISNENVAYVGINEFFTDHSQGNLTQTGNTLDLGLDGDGFFKVDTPAGIRYTRNGNFRLDQQSRLVTQEGLPVVAAGGGPVLIDAVGGVISIAKDGTVSVGNGLENAAVAEIELVTIKDKKGLQKDGSGLYQNMSDEAVEEPANGVSIRQGFLELSNVNSVEEMTDMISTMRAFEAYQKVIQAIDGADEQSVNNIGRVG; this comes from the coding sequence ATGCATGAAGGACTCTACATAGCCGCTTCTGCGGGGATCAAGCAACAGGGGAAAATGGACGTCATCGCAAACAACCTTGCGAACCTGAATAACACCGGATTCAAAAAAGACGGTCTGGTGTTTAAAGAGATGATTCCCCCCTTCGATCGGACGAACAGTTTGGAAACCGCGCGAAATGTACTACTGCCAGCGGATATATCCAATGAAAATGTGGCCTACGTTGGGATCAATGAATTTTTCACGGATCACTCGCAGGGCAATTTAACGCAAACCGGAAACACGCTGGACCTTGGGCTGGATGGCGACGGGTTCTTCAAAGTGGATACGCCTGCGGGCATACGTTACACGCGAAACGGAAATTTTAGATTGGACCAACAGAGCCGACTGGTCACACAGGAAGGACTTCCCGTGGTGGCGGCGGGCGGCGGACCGGTATTGATCGACGCTGTAGGAGGGGTCATTTCCATCGCCAAAGACGGAACGGTATCGGTTGGCAACGGTCTCGAAAATGCGGCGGTCGCGGAGATTGAACTGGTCACCATCAAGGACAAGAAGGGATTACAGAAAGACGGCTCGGGACTTTATCAAAACATGAGCGACGAAGCTGTGGAAGAACCGGCCAATGGAGTTTCCATACGCCAGGGTTTTCTTGAATTGTCGAATGTGAATTCTGTAGAAGAAATGACCGACATGATTTCGACGATGCGCGCATTTGAAGCGTATCAAAAGGTCATTCAGGCAATAGACGGCGCGGACGAACAGTCGGTGAACAATATAGGGCGGGTAGGTTAG
- a CDS encoding rhodanese-like domain-containing protein has product MEIISISELHDRLEDKKDNDLVLDVRSRSEFNEGHIDNAQNTPHDDVEAISEELKQYDTVYVHCKMGGRAKLASQTLERLGLDNIVCVGDGGMEAWQKNGWPVVS; this is encoded by the coding sequence ATGGAAATCATTTCAATTTCTGAACTGCACGACAGGCTCGAAGACAAGAAGGACAACGATTTGGTTCTTGATGTGAGAAGTCGTTCTGAGTTCAACGAAGGCCATATTGATAATGCACAAAACACGCCTCACGATGATGTCGAAGCGATTTCAGAGGAGCTCAAACAATACGACACCGTTTATGTCCACTGCAAGATGGGCGGTCGCGCCAAGCTTGCGTCTCAAACGCTGGAGCGTCTTGGGCTGGACAATATCGTTTGCGTAGGCGATGGCGGTATGGAAGCGTGGCAGAAAAACGGCTGGCCTGTCGTTTCTTAA